A genomic stretch from Edaphobacter aggregans includes:
- a CDS encoding matrixin family metalloprotease, with product MPECPRTALFQGSVIQIVVATIVCLGIIVTTGHAAIRCESVSGVPGSYSHSSFYIKQAQANKPQTLSFRTTGPLFFTLTRASRTITGRANIVVSRSNAKEGASEIVCETGWTDPVRSHTFSTPRENDHDGIWTIQVFDEISGGPTGEIPYVIQMILSTPRVDNTLLRRLRGSLPSDVPFGNNARNRTFSLCGLSSGSLRSQSTLEIATSDTFTDVGEGLPQTYFIHADRYVYLRIRSPIKSVITVTISAKEPGVASFAPVCNIEKRSTELIADGMIYAVATWDRLLNPLWRVEVSAKPVGESYATQANQVIVEILRQRDPERRMDQPLDFLASCYICKTVRRSTTETSNSIVSVVNGAISKPLDFLTAVSVTVPSNFTPRQNSLLEQSIETGVAIWSAECSWCTIDTLSVLKVGPRRLMRADLLQAIQEWPGPLSKLMADKRLSGLRLTLGSGPMYKSVSDDDPTIKKLCGAAEAALPDYFQRVAFAYGCRPGSKPESKAVVELMLEVTDGPTDCGKSVNIVACEPDRELLELNGKDYSFGILGGDTWIGSGPRHVNLLHVILHEIGHWLWMGHVSNDASIMSEVLNTSQCINDADIAELREAIQRRREHPYFFPGPQALLARKIN from the coding sequence ATGCCCGAATGTCCCCGTACCGCTCTTTTTCAGGGATCCGTAATCCAAATCGTTGTCGCCACGATCGTCTGCTTAGGGATCATCGTCACCACGGGTCATGCTGCGATCCGTTGCGAGAGCGTCAGCGGCGTTCCTGGTTCCTATAGTCATTCCAGCTTCTACATAAAACAAGCTCAAGCCAATAAGCCACAAACATTGTCGTTTAGGACTACTGGGCCGCTTTTCTTCACTTTAACGCGTGCATCTAGAACCATCACAGGACGTGCGAACATTGTCGTCAGCAGGTCCAACGCGAAAGAGGGCGCATCAGAAATCGTTTGCGAGACGGGCTGGACAGATCCGGTTCGTAGCCACACTTTCAGCACACCTCGTGAAAACGACCACGATGGCATCTGGACGATTCAAGTGTTCGATGAGATCTCGGGGGGACCGACAGGCGAAATTCCCTATGTGATTCAGATGATCCTATCCACACCCCGGGTAGATAACACATTGTTAAGAAGGCTACGCGGTTCGCTCCCCTCTGACGTACCATTCGGTAATAACGCTCGTAACAGAACATTCTCTCTTTGTGGATTGTCATCAGGTTCGCTTCGCTCCCAGAGCACTTTGGAGATCGCGACAAGTGACACGTTCACCGATGTCGGCGAAGGGTTGCCTCAGACGTATTTCATTCATGCTGACCGTTATGTATATCTTCGAATTAGAAGTCCCATAAAATCGGTCATCACTGTGACAATCTCGGCAAAAGAGCCGGGAGTTGCGTCATTTGCCCCAGTTTGCAATATCGAGAAAAGGTCCACGGAATTGATTGCAGACGGTATGATCTACGCGGTAGCCACTTGGGACCGTCTCCTGAATCCTCTCTGGCGGGTAGAAGTATCGGCCAAACCCGTTGGAGAAAGTTACGCAACACAGGCGAACCAAGTTATCGTTGAGATTCTACGGCAACGCGACCCTGAGAGAAGAATGGACCAACCGCTCGACTTCCTCGCAAGTTGCTATATATGCAAGACGGTGCGGCGCAGCACAACTGAAACTTCCAATAGCATAGTTTCCGTAGTGAATGGAGCGATATCGAAACCACTAGACTTTCTCACCGCTGTGTCCGTGACCGTACCCTCGAACTTTACCCCACGGCAGAATTCTCTTTTGGAGCAATCAATAGAGACGGGGGTGGCGATATGGTCGGCCGAATGTTCTTGGTGCACAATCGATACGCTTTCAGTTCTGAAGGTCGGCCCTCGTCGACTGATGCGAGCGGACTTGCTGCAAGCCATCCAAGAGTGGCCGGGACCATTGTCCAAGCTAATGGCTGACAAGAGGCTTAGCGGTTTGCGGCTAACACTTGGCAGTGGCCCAATGTACAAAAGCGTGTCGGACGACGATCCTACGATCAAGAAACTGTGCGGAGCCGCCGAAGCAGCGCTTCCAGACTATTTCCAGCGGGTCGCCTTCGCATACGGCTGTCGGCCGGGCTCAAAGCCTGAATCTAAGGCAGTCGTGGAGCTTATGTTGGAAGTGACAGACGGACCGACTGATTGCGGCAAAAGCGTGAACATAGTGGCTTGCGAGCCAGATCGTGAACTGCTCGAGCTAAATGGTAAGGACTATTCGTTTGGCATCCTTGGAGGTGACACTTGGATTGGGTCTGGACCACGACATGTGAATCTGCTCCACGTTATACTTCACGAGATAGGACATTGGCTGTGGATGGGGCATGTTTCGAACGATGCGTCGATCATGTCAGAAGTATTGAACACGTCCCAATGTATCAACGATGCTGACATAGCGGAACTACGTGAAGCGATACAAAGACGGCGCGAACACCCATATTTCTTTCCGGGCCCCCAAGCGCTCTTGGCTCGAAAAATTAACTAA
- a CDS encoding metallophosphatase domain-containing protein: MFGDTHELHREVEVPAGDILICVGDFTMFSRSFSAIVDFNEWLGELPHRHKIVVPGNHEFFLESNPKRRGLLDNAHVLLDEGIEIEGLRFYGSPMTPLYGAAFGKSSPNDRERHWSKVPDDTHVLVTHGPPFGILDVSPDQADRMGDPELRNRVRELSSLKLHAFGHIHGAHGAVEQDGVTFANVALMGHLGDLVQAPTVLRMTSRRT; encoded by the coding sequence TTGTTTGGCGATACGCACGAACTTCACCGTGAAGTGGAGGTTCCTGCAGGAGACATTCTGATCTGCGTAGGTGATTTCACTATGTTCAGCAGGAGCTTCTCCGCAATAGTGGACTTCAACGAATGGCTCGGGGAGCTTCCGCACCGCCATAAGATCGTGGTTCCCGGTAATCATGAGTTCTTCCTCGAATCGAACCCTAAACGCCGGGGACTCCTCGACAATGCTCACGTGCTGCTCGATGAAGGCATTGAGATCGAAGGGTTGCGCTTTTATGGTTCGCCCATGACCCCGCTCTACGGTGCTGCGTTCGGTAAGTCCTCACCCAACGATCGGGAACGCCATTGGAGCAAGGTCCCGGATGACACTCACGTGCTTGTTACACATGGACCTCCGTTCGGTATTCTGGACGTTTCTCCCGACCAGGCGGATCGGATGGGAGATCCAGAGCTGCGAAATCGGGTGCGAGAATTGTCTTCTCTGAAGCTTCATGCGTTTGGCCACATTCATGGAGCACATGGTGCTGTTGAGCAGGACGGTGTTACATTCGCCAATGTCGCGCTAATGGGACACCTTGGCGACCTTGTGCAAGCGCCAACAGTGCTGCGGATGACAAGCAGAAGAACCTGA
- a CDS encoding recombinase family protein — MKRAALYLRVSTFEQSPQNQLHDLRQFANQRGCQIVEEYTDHGVSGTKARRPGLDRLLMDANRRRFDVVLVWSCDRLARNTKHFLQVLDELNELGIQFLSQREAIDTEGPLGRAIVVIVSAVAELERSLIVERVRAGMRRAKLDGRRIGRIPLDVNHAALVKDRLSGMSLTHVAKKYGLSRASVVRFVREAQTRHSETN; from the coding sequence ATGAAGCGTGCCGCGCTATACCTCAGAGTTTCAACTTTTGAACAGTCTCCACAGAACCAGTTGCATGACCTCAGGCAGTTCGCAAACCAGCGGGGTTGCCAAATCGTTGAAGAATACACAGACCACGGGGTCTCAGGGACTAAAGCCCGACGTCCTGGCTTGGATCGGTTACTGATGGATGCAAATAGGCGCCGCTTCGACGTGGTCCTTGTCTGGTCCTGCGACCGTCTGGCCAGAAACACCAAACACTTCCTGCAGGTGCTCGACGAGCTGAACGAACTTGGAATCCAGTTCCTCTCCCAACGTGAAGCCATCGATACCGAAGGTCCCCTAGGCCGGGCGATCGTCGTGATTGTGTCCGCAGTAGCCGAACTAGAACGGTCGCTTATCGTTGAACGGGTTCGTGCTGGTATGCGGAGGGCGAAACTTGATGGCCGCCGCATCGGGCGGATTCCTCTCGATGTCAACCATGCGGCATTGGTCAAGGACCGCTTATCTGGAATGTCCTTGACCCATGTGGCTAAGAAGTACGGCCTCTCGAGGGCGAGCGTTGTCCGCTTTGTCCGGGAAGCACAAACACGGCATTCGGAGACGAATTAG
- a CDS encoding clostripain-related cysteine peptidase, whose protein sequence is MKRPQIRKKLSILAILWVTGTAMAVPTADWTIMVYMNAKNTLECDALENFAQLATLGSTSTVPVVAELGRPKLIMDGGKLRSRNRCGDKEPWDGVLRFFVTKNQQPLPRNAVQMLGAADMGSAETLRKFVDWAKTNYPAKHYLLVIWNHGQGWRFQTSPNQAVNANFSRDRIPALLTEESNKAGTKARPLPPVGGFRSVSFDGDTKHFLYNRDIQDSLGSLLGARKLDVIGFDACLMAMIESGYAFRSLATVLVASEELEPDRGWDYGDILRQVQDHAGALDARGMGELLVESYKRVYRDRLKTTLSAIKLDNVDGFADAISRLAVELVKDLALERQQIANARVACRNYGENQNLTNSIDVRQFATKLLEVTKNGEVLRAAKEVTDLLDAQSLVYSHYASKRSQGDYGSFGISIYFPASKHDFDEDADKDGYLRSNSNHAVEFVQKNEWSRFLDRYLKLSGN, encoded by the coding sequence ATGAAACGCCCGCAGATAAGGAAAAAGCTTTCTATTTTGGCAATCCTGTGGGTGACCGGAACTGCGATGGCCGTGCCAACTGCTGACTGGACCATCATGGTGTACATGAACGCGAAAAACACTTTGGAGTGTGATGCTCTAGAGAACTTTGCACAACTTGCAACGCTGGGCAGTACCTCGACCGTCCCAGTGGTTGCGGAGTTAGGGCGCCCGAAACTGATAATGGACGGTGGCAAACTACGAAGTCGTAATCGATGCGGCGACAAGGAACCCTGGGACGGCGTGCTCAGATTTTTTGTTACAAAGAATCAACAGCCATTACCACGAAATGCGGTTCAAATGTTGGGCGCCGCAGACATGGGGTCGGCAGAGACATTGCGAAAATTCGTAGATTGGGCGAAGACCAATTACCCCGCGAAACATTATCTCCTAGTCATCTGGAACCATGGTCAAGGATGGCGTTTCCAAACATCGCCTAATCAGGCGGTGAATGCAAACTTCTCGAGAGATCGTATACCTGCTCTCCTCACGGAGGAGTCGAACAAAGCAGGTACAAAAGCAAGGCCACTCCCTCCGGTCGGCGGCTTTCGCTCAGTATCATTTGATGGCGATACGAAGCATTTTTTGTATAACCGTGACATCCAAGATTCTCTCGGCAGTCTCCTTGGCGCTAGAAAACTAGATGTAATCGGATTTGACGCGTGCTTGATGGCAATGATCGAGAGCGGCTACGCATTTCGTTCGCTCGCCACCGTCTTGGTAGCGAGTGAAGAGCTAGAACCAGACCGCGGATGGGACTATGGCGATATCCTGAGACAAGTGCAAGACCATGCGGGGGCACTTGACGCTAGAGGGATGGGTGAACTCCTGGTTGAGAGCTACAAACGGGTGTACCGTGATCGGCTGAAGACTACGCTGTCAGCTATAAAGTTGGACAATGTCGATGGGTTCGCAGATGCCATTAGCAGATTGGCGGTCGAACTCGTGAAAGACCTAGCGCTGGAACGTCAACAAATAGCAAATGCCCGAGTAGCATGTCGGAACTACGGAGAAAATCAGAACCTGACAAATTCCATCGATGTTCGCCAGTTTGCGACAAAGTTATTGGAAGTCACTAAGAATGGCGAAGTTTTGAGGGCGGCGAAGGAAGTAACAGACCTCCTAGATGCTCAGTCGCTTGTTTACTCGCACTATGCTTCAAAGAGAAGCCAAGGAGATTACGGCTCTTTCGGGATTTCAATCTACTTTCCAGCATCAAAACACGATTTTGATGAGGATGCAGATAAGGATGGGTACCTTCGGTCAAACAGCAATCACGCAGTGGAGTTCGTTCAGAAGAACGAGTGGTCTAGATTTCTCGATAGATACTTAAAGCTTTCAGGCAATTAG
- a CDS encoding MBL fold metallo-hydrolase: MKITIHKGSQEIGGNCIQVSAGKTTILLDAGLPLSADSQPVDLSHLSVDALLVSHPHQDHFGLMATLPPGTSVYIGRLARSLIDAPQVFLGRDRYALDFHDFKAWQPFTIGEFTITPYLVDHSATDAYAFLIEAEGKRLFYSGDLRSHGRTGKLFDNLIRRPIRDIDLLFLEGTMLHRSNDQFPDEKAVENTIFQTIRQQKNISFVLASSQNIDRIVSAYRACKRAGKLLVIDIYTAWVLEQLQQITQNTPAMDWDEIRVFATHSQDERLKANPDYFGDFRKRLYRHRVKREELHATPKSFLYFGKMSSFRLIDEFKNAAAPVNAIYSQWLGYLDGTHTDYFGSDRISACRTDPAVNFVYAHTSGHAPLKDLQKLAAALKPKMLVPIHTEDAEGFRSNFEHVTTLMDGETFVLN; this comes from the coding sequence TTGAAAATCACCATTCATAAGGGCAGCCAAGAAATTGGTGGAAACTGTATTCAGGTCTCAGCGGGAAAGACAACGATTCTTCTCGATGCCGGACTTCCTCTCAGTGCCGACAGCCAACCCGTAGACCTCTCGCACCTTTCCGTGGATGCCCTTCTTGTCAGCCATCCTCATCAGGACCACTTCGGCCTGATGGCTACGCTGCCGCCCGGCACTTCGGTCTACATCGGCAGGCTGGCCCGCAGCCTGATCGACGCCCCGCAGGTGTTCCTCGGCAGAGATAGATATGCGCTCGACTTCCACGACTTCAAGGCCTGGCAGCCGTTTACCATCGGCGAGTTCACCATCACTCCCTATCTCGTCGACCACTCCGCCACCGATGCCTACGCCTTCCTCATCGAAGCCGAAGGCAAGCGCCTGTTCTACAGCGGCGATCTTCGCTCGCATGGCCGAACGGGAAAGCTCTTCGACAATCTCATACGGCGCCCCATTCGCGACATCGATCTCCTCTTCCTCGAAGGCACCATGCTGCACCGCAGCAACGACCAATTTCCTGATGAGAAGGCGGTCGAAAACACAATCTTCCAGACAATTCGACAACAGAAGAACATCTCGTTCGTGCTTGCGTCCTCGCAAAACATCGACCGCATCGTCTCCGCCTATCGGGCCTGCAAACGTGCCGGCAAACTCCTCGTCATCGACATCTACACCGCATGGGTGCTCGAACAACTCCAGCAAATCACTCAAAATACGCCCGCCATGGATTGGGACGAGATAAGAGTTTTTGCCACTCACAGTCAGGACGAAAGGCTCAAGGCCAACCCAGACTACTTTGGAGATTTCAGAAAGCGGCTCTATCGCCACAGGGTCAAGCGTGAGGAACTACACGCAACTCCCAAATCATTTCTTTACTTTGGCAAGATGTCCAGCTTTCGCCTCATTGATGAATTCAAGAACGCCGCAGCGCCCGTCAATGCCATCTACTCGCAGTGGCTTGGCTATCTCGACGGAACCCACACCGACTACTTCGGCAGTGACAGAATCTCCGCCTGCCGCACCGACCCGGCAGTCAACTTCGTCTACGCGCATACGAGCGGGCATGCACCATTGAAGGACCTGCAAAAACTGGCTGCGGCTTTGAAGCCGAAAATGCTGGTTCCGATTCATACCGAAGACGCAGAGGGTTTCAGAAGCAATTTCGAGCACGTAACGACACTAATGGATGGCGAGACGTTCGTCCTGAACTAG
- a CDS encoding HugZ family protein, with protein MSSNQTSAPRQHASTGPTLPPLPEPSHAERVRTLMSLASVATLSTLSRKHPGFPFGSLMPFALDSSGRPIFFISNMAMHTQNLKSDQRCSLFVGQVAADGDALGAARVTLIGTAEPMAQNDIVDAREKYLARHENSRYWVDFADFSFFRLQPIDVYYIGGFGVMGWVEARDYEQAAPDPLAGAAPGILAHMNADHVDSMILLARSHAGIEATEVAMTSVDRLGFSLRLKTREGMKGTRINFNHEVVTPQQTRAVLVEMVRQARLGA; from the coding sequence ATGTCATCGAACCAAACTTCTGCACCTCGTCAGCACGCATCCACTGGACCTACGCTGCCGCCACTACCCGAACCGAGCCACGCTGAGCGTGTCCGGACCCTCATGTCACTGGCCTCAGTTGCCACCCTATCGACGCTTTCCCGCAAGCACCCGGGCTTTCCCTTCGGTTCGCTGATGCCCTTCGCTCTCGATTCTTCCGGTCGGCCCATCTTCTTCATCAGCAATATGGCCATGCACACTCAGAATCTGAAGAGCGACCAGCGATGCAGCCTCTTCGTTGGGCAAGTAGCTGCCGATGGGGATGCACTTGGGGCCGCAAGGGTGACCCTGATAGGCACCGCCGAACCCATGGCCCAGAACGACATAGTTGACGCTCGGGAGAAATACCTCGCTCGCCATGAGAATAGTCGCTACTGGGTTGACTTCGCAGATTTCAGCTTCTTCCGACTCCAGCCCATCGATGTCTACTACATCGGTGGCTTTGGCGTGATGGGTTGGGTCGAGGCGCGAGACTATGAACAAGCCGCTCCAGACCCGCTGGCCGGGGCCGCTCCTGGCATTCTGGCGCACATGAACGCTGACCATGTCGATTCGATGATCCTGTTGGCGCGGTCTCATGCAGGAATCGAAGCGACAGAGGTGGCTATGACCTCTGTCGACCGCCTGGGTTTCTCTCTTCGATTGAAGACCCGTGAAGGAATGAAAGGTACTCGCATCAACTTCAACCATGAGGTAGTCACTCCGCAGCAAACTCGGGCAGTGCTCGTTGAGATGGTGCGTCAAGCCAGACTCGGAGCGTAA
- a CDS encoding uracil-DNA glycosylase family protein, with the protein MSLLGSIVRWQAEALKIPPPSDTNLLPAVGGLPGPAFFPEGLGLSESALCQNDRPTIIAIGHNFGCQEYRTEIQVAGREDDKPTWRNLDALLGQAGANPSQCFRTNWFVGLLPGGKQTGRFLRKPDYEYQQACLSLLVKQIQMIKPTAILILGPEVASRASNLIPALAPWRGAERWVDIDQSTIGHSVRDVEVSAASIRTNVVALLHPSFGIANQGRRMKNMHVPRTEAEILRAALE; encoded by the coding sequence ATGAGTCTGCTCGGATCAATCGTACGATGGCAAGCGGAGGCTCTGAAGATTCCCCCGCCATCGGACACCAACCTCCTACCCGCGGTGGGAGGACTTCCCGGCCCGGCGTTTTTCCCTGAAGGCTTGGGACTAAGTGAGTCAGCTCTGTGCCAGAACGATCGCCCCACGATCATCGCGATAGGGCACAACTTCGGTTGCCAAGAGTACCGCACTGAAATTCAAGTGGCAGGTCGCGAAGACGACAAACCCACGTGGCGTAACTTGGACGCTCTGCTCGGACAAGCCGGTGCCAATCCTTCTCAGTGTTTTCGCACAAACTGGTTTGTCGGCCTTCTCCCTGGCGGCAAACAGACTGGACGCTTCCTTCGAAAGCCTGACTATGAGTACCAGCAGGCTTGCCTCTCCCTTTTGGTAAAACAGATCCAGATGATCAAGCCGACGGCGATACTCATCCTCGGCCCTGAGGTCGCCAGCCGTGCCAGTAATCTAATTCCAGCACTGGCACCCTGGCGAGGTGCTGAACGATGGGTCGATATTGACCAGAGCACCATTGGACACTCTGTACGCGACGTCGAGGTTTCTGCAGCAAGCATTCGGACCAACGTTGTCGCTCTCTTGCATCCGTCCTTCGGAATTGCTAATCAGGGTCGCCGCATGAAGAACATGCACGTCCCCAGGACAGAAGCTGAAATCCTTCGGGCGGCACTGGAGTAG
- a CDS encoding DUF433 domain-containing protein, with amino-acid sequence MRKWPLLDSNPAYLGGRPCVDGTRLSTEHVYQWCAGSDSVPT; translated from the coding sequence ATGAGAAAGTGGCCTCTTCTCGATTCCAATCCAGCATATCTGGGTGGCCGCCCATGCGTTGACGGGACGCGGCTGAGTACGGAGCACGTCTACCAGTGGTGTGCCGGAAGTGATTCGGTGCCCACGTGA